The proteins below come from a single Saccharopolyspora sp. SCSIO 74807 genomic window:
- the wecB gene encoding non-hydrolyzing UDP-N-acetylglucosamine 2-epimerase gives MRVAIVAGTRPEFIKLAPVRALLGQDARIIHTGQHYSAGLTGRVGPDLVLDHDPGTSVGGKLGSWTSALDRTFREYQPDAVLVQGDTTSALAGALAANTTRTPLVHIEAGLRSRDRSMPEEHNRILIDHLADLCCAPSEQARDNLRAERISASRIETTGNTIVEAVEAALPASYQQEAILDQLGLTPDQYILTTIHRPENADDADRLATIFGELAKLPIEVVVPLHPRTQQQIEPVSIAGYTANFRITGPLNYPALLTVIQNSAAVVSDSGGIQEEITVLKRPIVVVRRSNERPEIESTFGTRVPVGSELRTATANCLADVSRLHARLAALPSPYGDGSAAVQIVRAMRGRFDS, from the coding sequence ATGCGTGTCGCCATCGTGGCCGGCACCCGCCCGGAATTCATCAAGCTCGCCCCTGTGCGCGCACTGCTCGGTCAGGACGCGCGGATCATCCACACCGGACAGCACTACAGCGCAGGACTGACTGGTCGGGTCGGCCCCGATCTGGTGCTGGATCACGACCCCGGAACATCTGTCGGCGGGAAGCTCGGCTCGTGGACCAGCGCACTCGACCGTACGTTTCGCGAATACCAGCCCGACGCTGTGCTGGTGCAGGGCGACACCACCTCGGCACTGGCCGGAGCCCTCGCCGCCAACACCACCCGCACCCCGCTCGTGCACATCGAGGCAGGTCTACGCAGTCGCGACCGCTCGATGCCCGAGGAACACAACCGGATTCTGATCGACCACCTCGCTGACCTGTGCTGCGCACCCAGCGAGCAAGCACGCGACAACCTTCGTGCTGAGCGCATCTCGGCTAGCCGGATCGAGACCACGGGAAACACCATCGTCGAAGCCGTCGAAGCCGCCCTTCCCGCCAGCTACCAGCAGGAGGCAATACTGGATCAGCTCGGTCTCACCCCCGATCAGTACATCCTCACGACGATCCACCGGCCCGAGAATGCCGACGACGCTGACAGACTGGCGACGATCTTCGGGGAACTGGCCAAGCTGCCCATAGAGGTCGTCGTCCCACTTCACCCCAGGACCCAGCAGCAGATCGAACCGGTAAGCATCGCCGGGTATACGGCCAACTTCCGTATCACCGGACCGCTCAACTATCCCGCACTGCTCACGGTGATCCAAAACTCCGCGGCCGTCGTCTCAGACTCAGGCGGAATCCAGGAAGAGATCACCGTGCTCAAGCGCCCCATCGTCGTCGTCCGCCGCAGCAATGAGCGACCGGAGATCGAGTCCACCTTCGGCACTCGGGTTCCCGTCGGGTCGGAACTCCGCACTGCTACGGCGAACTGCTTGGCCGACGTCAGTCGGCTCCATGCTCGTCTGGCCGCGCTGCCGTCCCCTTACGGCGACGGCAGCGCGGCTGTACAGATCGTCCGTGCGATGCGCGGAAGGTTTGACTCGTAG
- a CDS encoding NUDIX domain-containing protein translates to MTLIDIFNDRYEHLRTEDKKEAHRRGLWHRTFSALALNPAQRRILLQKKTPGRYSFDRPDYADITVGGHYHAGEDIPDGIREVHEELGLPVTYADLHPIGLRQTAVTLASDYVEREFQHWHLLPLEVDLEQIPLADAEVSGLADIDLDEAIALAADDRDSVPARYLSRSTDGLHHIEGALTRSELVPNYLALDQLYLRLFVAAQRYISGERTHLFW, encoded by the coding sequence GTGACACTGATCGACATCTTCAACGATCGCTACGAGCACCTCCGCACCGAGGACAAAAAGGAAGCCCACCGTAGAGGTCTCTGGCACCGTACCTTCTCCGCGCTCGCACTCAACCCCGCACAGCGGCGCATCCTCCTGCAGAAGAAGACGCCCGGCCGGTACTCCTTCGACCGGCCCGACTACGCCGACATCACCGTCGGAGGCCACTACCACGCGGGGGAGGACATCCCTGATGGGATCCGCGAAGTGCACGAGGAACTCGGCCTGCCGGTGACCTATGCGGATCTGCATCCGATCGGGCTGCGCCAGACCGCGGTGACCCTTGCTTCCGACTATGTCGAGCGCGAGTTTCAGCACTGGCACCTACTGCCGCTCGAGGTAGACCTGGAGCAGATCCCGTTGGCGGACGCCGAAGTGTCCGGCCTTGCCGACATCGACCTGGACGAGGCGATCGCCTTGGCCGCCGACGACCGCGACAGCGTGCCCGCGCGCTACCTCAGCCGCTCAACCGACGGGCTGCACCACATTGAAGGCGCACTGACACGCAGCGAGCTCGTCCCCAACTACCTCGCGCTCGATCAGCTCTACCTGCGCCTGTTCGTCGCCGCCCAGCGCTATATCAGCGGCGAACGTACCCACCTGTTCTGGTAG
- a CDS encoding sugar phosphate nucleotidyltransferase translates to MNTFPAVVTAAGAATRFHPFARTVPKEMLPLGQTPAVGHVIWECLQAGASEVIVVTRPGDDIIPAHVRGLRDTGASVSCVEEDLAHGYGNGTPLLTLRDRLSACETFAVAFGDDVLLGEPSPGANLAAMHRRISSGIQAVIAAQEIARSRTRSFGIIDTDPEHPQRVVSIRQRPEPDTVSEPLAVVSRLMLRPSIMDLLAPTDLAHGEVDLGIATSHLAAETPVDVHRINGQWVTVGDPPHYAEAMNTYHRLHPAGDEHS, encoded by the coding sequence ATGAACACGTTTCCCGCTGTTGTCACCGCAGCTGGTGCTGCCACCCGATTCCATCCCTTCGCCCGCACCGTGCCGAAGGAAATGCTGCCGCTCGGCCAGACACCGGCGGTCGGGCACGTGATCTGGGAATGTCTCCAGGCTGGCGCTTCTGAAGTGATCGTCGTGACCCGCCCGGGAGATGACATCATCCCGGCGCATGTGCGCGGACTCCGGGACACGGGAGCTTCGGTGTCCTGCGTCGAGGAAGACCTCGCTCACGGCTACGGCAACGGCACCCCGCTGCTGACCCTGCGCGACCGACTCAGCGCCTGCGAGACCTTCGCCGTCGCCTTCGGCGATGACGTGCTGCTCGGCGAGCCATCACCAGGCGCCAACCTCGCTGCCATGCACCGACGCATCAGTTCCGGCATACAGGCCGTGATCGCGGCCCAAGAAATCGCCCGGAGCCGGACGCGGTCGTTCGGCATCATCGACACCGACCCTGAGCACCCCCAGCGCGTCGTGTCGATCCGGCAGCGTCCCGAACCCGACACCGTGAGCGAGCCCCTCGCCGTCGTCTCGCGCCTGATGCTGCGCCCGTCGATCATGGACCTGCTCGCTCCGACCGACCTCGCTCACGGTGAAGTCGATCTAGGGATCGCAACCAGCCACCTCGCCGCCGAAACGCCTGTCGACGTACACCGAATCAACGGACAGTGGGTCACCGTCGGCGACCCTCCGCACTACGCCGAAGCCATGAACACCTACCACCGACTGCACCCGGCTGGAGACGAACACTCGTGA
- a CDS encoding radical SAM protein, with product MASQTPAHVVAMQGPDPAQSSRVWTPIVDQHATWIAVNPIQGCPKACTYCFLNERGQTAVRPRHLTSSEATADLLVNSSFYAASRPVALYTWTDVMALPASRAHLAELLENLVARQLLNPIVLITKCRVPDETVELIDSVRRRGLTVLVYVSYSGLGPDIERGIRHEEVAENFPRLADRNIPIVHYWRPSFPSSADESTMQRVLEHAARYARCTVAVGLKVEPAALTRLSQLWPELATTPAATEAEGVYPRTFWRFIHRTWRYRPGYPVFHTNSCALAFVLGRPDSFGVFGSEVCRMRNVCPVGQRYRCTAADAERRAPTDTEVRDVLARRGLTEVPYSFDADGRELILDAAVETNLVAALTHDLGIPVRAQRHHEDAYWSSGTAGAVPVIIE from the coding sequence ATGGCCTCGCAAACGCCCGCCCATGTCGTCGCGATGCAAGGTCCTGACCCGGCTCAGTCGAGTCGCGTGTGGACACCGATCGTCGACCAACATGCGACCTGGATCGCGGTCAATCCGATCCAGGGCTGCCCGAAAGCCTGCACGTACTGCTTCCTCAACGAGCGTGGGCAGACAGCGGTCCGTCCACGTCACCTGACCTCGTCGGAAGCGACTGCGGATCTGCTGGTGAACTCGTCGTTCTACGCAGCATCGCGACCGGTGGCGCTCTACACCTGGACCGATGTCATGGCGTTGCCGGCGTCGCGCGCACACCTGGCCGAGCTGCTGGAGAACCTGGTCGCGCGGCAACTGCTGAACCCGATCGTGCTGATCACGAAATGCCGCGTTCCTGATGAGACGGTCGAGCTCATCGATTCCGTCCGGCGACGGGGCCTCACAGTGCTGGTGTATGTGAGTTACTCAGGGTTGGGACCGGACATCGAGCGAGGTATTCGCCATGAGGAGGTCGCCGAGAACTTCCCCCGCCTGGCAGATCGGAATATCCCGATCGTGCACTACTGGCGTCCCAGCTTCCCGTCCTCGGCCGACGAAAGCACGATGCAGCGGGTTCTGGAACACGCCGCACGCTACGCGCGCTGCACAGTGGCTGTGGGGTTGAAGGTCGAGCCGGCCGCCCTTACCCGTTTGTCGCAGCTCTGGCCGGAGCTGGCGACCACGCCTGCGGCAACCGAGGCCGAAGGCGTCTACCCCCGGACGTTTTGGCGGTTCATCCACCGCACCTGGCGCTATCGGCCGGGGTATCCGGTGTTCCACACGAACTCGTGCGCGCTCGCCTTCGTGTTGGGGCGCCCGGATTCCTTCGGAGTGTTCGGTTCCGAGGTCTGCCGGATGCGCAACGTCTGTCCGGTCGGGCAGCGGTACCGGTGTACAGCAGCCGACGCCGAACGTCGGGCGCCGACCGACACCGAGGTGCGCGACGTGCTGGCGCGGCGCGGACTCACCGAGGTGCCGTACAGCTTCGACGCCGATGGTCGTGAGCTGATTCTGGACGCTGCGGTCGAGACGAACTTGGTGGCGGCGCTTACGCACGATCTCGGGATCCCGGTTCGTGCACAGCGTCATCACGAGGATGCCTACTGGAGCAGCGGGACTGCGGGGGCCGTGCCCGTGATCATCGAATGA
- a CDS encoding helix-turn-helix transcriptional regulator has translation MTDELVHDVGERVRFHRLAARKTQPVVAGLAGITGDYLYQIERGKKVPTLKVLVALAAALGVPPSVLIDEGSGSAARPARGFAGVDLHRAMSLPVPDIEESMPLADLRTQIDGAWRLWQCSPRRYSQVPSVLGDLVVEAERALRVSDAAGEAVQRAVADLYGLVRTVAKRTGRVDLAVLAADRSCKAAEASGDQLRAGTAQWNTAHAAMAGDHVDVAEEIAMTAAERMRVQSGPDAAAVHGSLLLLAAVAAARRRDPWVARDRIRAVAPVAYKTGERNTLWTAFGPTNVAMHAVSVEIETGEIGQAAQLADEVEHERSPSIERRVAFLLEQAHSYQQLRDHAGSLILLQSAGREAPEDVAHRPLAHELMRSVVQRAPRTTAREAVRLAKRLGVPVG, from the coding sequence GTGACGGACGAACTGGTCCACGACGTTGGTGAGCGGGTGCGGTTCCATCGGCTCGCAGCACGGAAGACGCAGCCGGTGGTCGCCGGACTTGCCGGGATTACGGGCGATTACCTGTATCAGATCGAGCGCGGCAAGAAGGTCCCCACGCTGAAGGTTCTCGTTGCGCTTGCTGCCGCCCTCGGGGTTCCACCATCTGTCTTGATCGACGAGGGTTCGGGTTCAGCAGCGCGACCGGCCCGGGGTTTCGCTGGCGTCGATCTGCATCGTGCGATGAGTCTTCCGGTGCCAGACATTGAGGAGTCGATGCCTCTGGCGGATTTGCGAACACAGATCGACGGTGCGTGGCGACTCTGGCAGTGCTCGCCGAGGCGCTACAGCCAGGTTCCGAGCGTTCTCGGTGACCTCGTCGTTGAGGCTGAGCGAGCGCTCCGTGTTTCAGATGCAGCGGGTGAGGCGGTGCAACGGGCGGTGGCGGATCTGTATGGCCTCGTTCGGACGGTCGCCAAGCGCACCGGTCGAGTCGATCTCGCAGTCCTGGCTGCGGATCGGTCATGCAAGGCGGCTGAAGCCAGCGGCGATCAACTCCGGGCCGGAACGGCGCAGTGGAACACGGCGCACGCTGCTATGGCCGGTGACCACGTGGATGTGGCCGAAGAGATCGCAATGACCGCCGCTGAGCGGATGCGCGTGCAGTCCGGACCGGACGCTGCCGCCGTGCACGGATCGCTGCTACTCCTCGCAGCAGTAGCTGCGGCGCGACGACGGGACCCCTGGGTTGCTCGCGATCGCATCCGAGCAGTCGCGCCTGTCGCTTATAAGACCGGTGAGCGCAACACGCTGTGGACGGCTTTCGGCCCGACCAACGTCGCCATGCACGCGGTCAGCGTCGAAATCGAGACCGGCGAGATCGGCCAGGCGGCACAGCTCGCCGACGAGGTCGAGCATGAACGTTCACCGTCGATCGAGCGCCGCGTCGCATTCCTGCTCGAGCAGGCGCATTCGTATCAACAGCTCCGTGATCACGCTGGCTCCCTGATCCTCCTGCAGTCGGCGGGAAGAGAAGCACCCGAAGATGTCGCTCATCGGCCGCTCGCGCACGAGTTGATGCGCAGCGTCGTACAGCGCGCGCCGCGGACCACCGCTCGGGAGGCGGTGCGCCTCGCCAAGCGGCTCGGTGTTCCAGTGGGCTGA
- a CDS encoding haloacid dehalogenase-like hydrolase, producing MLANDRTLLLLWDIDHTLIESRGMGRTIYERIFPKATGHHLRQLATVHGRTELDIIHDTLEHHDIEPTEQAINDVAAALADGYRAATDELAQQGRVLPGALEALEAFAADPGLHQSVLTGNTTAVARTKIEAFGLEPYLDLAIGAYGDDHRERAELVTIARARAEQHRGTTLPIGNVVIVGDTPSDIEAALTAGAQSIAVASGKYSTDDLRSAGASTVLVALNQAVVHQALKRMRTSASA from the coding sequence ATGCTAGCCAATGATCGAACACTCTTGCTGCTCTGGGATATCGACCACACGTTGATCGAGAGCCGCGGCATGGGCCGGACGATCTACGAACGCATTTTCCCCAAGGCCACCGGACACCACCTACGCCAGCTGGCAACAGTGCACGGCCGCACCGAGCTCGACATCATCCACGACACCCTCGAACACCACGACATCGAGCCGACCGAGCAGGCCATCAACGACGTCGCCGCCGCACTCGCCGACGGCTACCGAGCTGCCACCGACGAACTCGCCCAACAGGGCCGAGTTCTACCAGGAGCGTTGGAAGCCCTCGAAGCCTTCGCCGCTGACCCCGGACTCCACCAAAGCGTGCTGACCGGGAACACCACCGCGGTAGCCCGGACCAAGATCGAAGCTTTCGGCCTCGAGCCCTACCTCGACCTCGCCATTGGCGCCTACGGAGACGATCATCGCGAGCGAGCCGAACTCGTCACCATCGCCCGCGCCCGTGCTGAGCAACACCGCGGCACCACACTCCCCATCGGCAATGTCGTGATCGTCGGAGATACCCCGAGCGACATCGAGGCCGCTCTCACGGCAGGGGCGCAGAGCATTGCCGTCGCCTCCGGCAAATACTCCACCGACGACCTCCGCAGCGCCGGAGCTTCTACTGTTCTCGTAGCATTGAATCAGGCGGTAGTCCATCAGGCTCTGAAGCGCATGCGCACCAGTGCTTCTGCGTAA